From one Lycium ferocissimum isolate CSIRO_LF1 chromosome 7, AGI_CSIRO_Lferr_CH_V1, whole genome shotgun sequence genomic stretch:
- the LOC132063874 gene encoding uncharacterized protein LOC132063874, translating to MSGVEDVNNQIDGAEKSNPSTQQEEEVVKKKYGGIIPKKPPLISKDHERAYFDSADWALGKQGADKKPKGPLEALRPKLQPTQQQTRYRKSAYAPSEGEDGSNAPSKDPATDE from the exons ATGTCAGGCGTCGAGGATGTCAATAACCAAATAGATGGAGCTGAAAAGTCCAACCCATCCACCCAACAAGAA GAAGAAGTTGTTAAAAAGAAGTATGGAGGAATCATACCTAAGAAGCCACCTCTAATCTCTAAG GACCATGAACGTGCTTATTTTGATTCGGCAGACTGGGCTCTTGGAAAG CAAGGTGCCGATAAGAAGCCCAAAGGTCCACTAGAGGCACTTCGCCCAAAGTTGCAG ccaacccaacaacaaaCGCGATACCGCAAGTCTGCTTATGCTCCATCAGAGGGTGAAG ATGGAAGTAATGCTCCATCAAAGGATCCAGCTACAGATGAATGA